The genomic window TTGTGGATTACTACcgatcgattctcaagataagggaagGAGGTTCATGAAACATCGCTTCTCAGAGacagtggttgtccatgggaagaggaggaagaggaggaggaggaggatgatgataaTGACGGCGACGTGAGTGGTCAGCCCAgctgggaagggttcttcccggttattttacggtgtgaagtccacaagcgagtcgactcttcatatcccgAGAAAAAATTAAACGCACAGATGAACCGACATCGATCGAttacaacgaacgggtgttcggatatttatagTTACTGGtgcgtgcataagaattaatgccgtcattaattcttatgcacggatACCATAATCCCTCGCCACCCGCCACGCTACACGCCAACAATTCGATCAAAcgaaaagatcaccgctttacgcagagactttgagaatttaaacattaatacgaaaagttatacatgtaaagataatgttaaacggagatgacaagtattaaacggatatgacaattattaaacatattagtaatatatttaaatggataatagcaaatagttaaacattatttaaaatatacaaatagataaccataaccgagaagaactttacaacgaaatgaacttgttttcaaacggagacgtATAATGACATCATGcctcgcctcgacaataaaatcaactacatctcatttgaagatgaagtgcacttgaccaatccgatggaaatcaacttcatttttcattgagaaaccgatttatatatttctgtatgataaacttcacccgcaCTACCACAAATGAGATTTCACCATAATAAACACACGTCgaatggtcaaactgatagcatgaagagattctcaccgggACACGTAAAACCGGCAGTAATCAAGTCTAACAACTCAAccgaggagaaatgagggagaacaacaagacgtgaatgcaactcctaggcattgtcttcatcgaaaccaagcagaaagccttCTGAAAAGTGTTGCCATCGATGTGATTTCGGCTttcttttcccaccattttcaagctaaaatggatttcacaacatggacccatttgaagtgaaatCGTAGAGGGTAAAagtgaagttaaacactaacggaagtgTCAcaggtgtgtaaaagtaggatggggtttttgggaagtttggaaaaattacgaggggtgaaacagtaatttttcccttaaaaattACTTCGAATAtagtatttttcaattatttgtgttatcattaaaaatataaatacaaatatatttgcttttattcaatttttgattaaataatagtatATCTGTTGATTcggtttgattttttataaatcaaaacaaaaataaatgtgcATCATTTATTTTATGGATGTTTGGTTATATGTAAATTGCTGTGATATAagtaaaattacatttatatgATAACTATACTTTTTAAACTTacatcaaaaccaaataaaaatacaaataaaacatttctaattataacaaaaccaaacaaagaataatgtaaatatttttaactttcaGACCGAAtttcaattaatatataatttcatttatgGACAACCAAATAGCCCGACCGTCATATTCAAATTCTACGCACCACAGCTAGCTcaattgaaacaaaaacatagcaTACCTTTTCTTTTGTATAAGCATAGGAAGATATCTCATTAAAGTCTTTATAATCTCAAGCCATTTTTCCTTTGGCAGTTAAACATGCTAATCTACTGATAGATGGCTGCAAATGTTCTCAAACAGTTGACATAGAAATCTCATGTGTTCATGATATCATACAATGAAAGACGATCGCAGGAATTCCTGAGCTAAGTATAAACATAAGCTCTGCGTGCACCATTGCACCAGTTGACTTCTCATATCATCATTGAAAGGAAAGAGGCAGAAGAGAGGAGAGCATCTTTTCGAGTCCACATAATTCTTCATATTGTATAAGATTTTCAGGAGAACAAATGGCTGAATCGACCTAGGTCCTCACTCCCTCGGTCGTGCAAGCCAAAGAGAGCTCAATGCACGGAGCCGCGAAAAGTAATCACTGATGGCTAGGAGTGCCCGAGCTGATTGACGGACTGTAAGTATTCGATGCATTTGCTGCAGGGTTTGCTGTCGAAGATTATCAGCCTGAAAgggaaaagaaattaaacaaaatcagcAGATTATTTAGAAGATGTAAGATTGACAATGTTTGCATTTTCAATTAGAACATAGTTCTTGATTGAAATTCAGGGAACTTTACAGACAGAATCCTTAGAAATGCAATTTATTGTCAAAAGTGTGCATTACCTGCCGAAGAAAGTTCTCGAGGGTGCCCAGCTTTCCCATGGCCATTGCCATCTGACCCATATAGTTTGCAACATTCCCTGATGACCCGGAGGGGCCCAGAGAGCCGGAAGCCAATGTTTCAGCCAAGGACTGTTGAAGCGCATCCATACCTTGTGAAAGAGCGTCTTCGGCCTGTTGGGAGGATTGCTGTAGGTTGCATATCCCCACCAACTGTTGTTCAGTAAGTGGCTCGAGTTGACTTACAAGAAGCTGCATTTTAAAGTTCAGTGAAAGAAACGAATAGAAGTAAACTATGCAAGTATTTCCTCATGAATATTAAATTGAAGTACAATGCTACATTCATCATGAATATTGAATTGAACTAGCATGTTATTGTCTTCGTAAATCCCATGATTTGGAAGGACAATTCACACAAGAGTAACTAATAGTTATCATATAGGTTATGTCAGTAAACTTGGATATGATGAATGTATAAAAGCTAGGTCACCCATGTTAACAACTTAagttctttttattaaattgggGAACAAAGAATAGGTGCTTCGCTGTAGCCTGTATAATATGATGTCAGAGCTTGGTTAATTGGTTTGTTAGTAGCATGGCTAGCTACAATTTTTGTACCTCAAAAATGCAATCTTACATATGGCTAACGATTTGGAAGCATCATCAAGAAGGAATGCAGATGACATTCATAGCTAATGACTTATCATTTTTCAAGAGTTTTATGAGGCAATGTCAAGAAACAGTACCCAAAACTTTTTGTAAATAAGACAAAGAAAATTTGAGAAGAGAAGAATTTGTACCTTGAGAAGTTCAGATGACCGAAAGCCTCCAAGCCACATAAAACACCTTTCTGCAGGAGTCTTCCACATACCAGATAACATGTAAAAGACATCCGCCTTAGCAGCAGCACCTTTAAGCTTAAAAATTTCATCGTAGTGTGCCATAACACCATCAACTGTAACTCGAAGATCAACGTCACTTGCATGAGAGTTAACCGCATTCCTCAGATCACCAATTTGCCGGCTGTGCTCTTCTAGCCACCTTGCGTACTCTACGTCAAATGTCAAAGCCCCTATAGAAACAAGGACTCATAAAATAGGTAAGCGttattgataataaatatatataggtcaacaaaaatgtaaaaagttATCAATCCAAGGTAGAATTCGGCACCAAGCTAATTTTGAGTCAACCACAATGGCTTTTCTAATGGAAATGATGTACTAATGGAAATGATGTCACGGGTTAACACCGATAGAAGTAGTGATTGCAATCATAATACAATTCCAGGCATCAAAAACATCGCCAACATCCCTAAAAAGCACTACATCTAAATTTTTGCATTCTATAAAGGTAACTTCTCACTAGATCCAAGAATCAAAAATGTCCTCCCTATTTAGTCTGATAATAATTGCCTATGGGCACATATCTATTAATCATTAAAGCAAGGTGACAGTGGATCTTTTGGCCTTGCACTATACCTCTATATTCACTTTGCTCCTTGAACCTAAAAGAGGCGAATTAGGAAGAATGCAGGAATATACATAAACAATGATGCAGAAAAAAGGCTTTTTGATCTTTCAAACAAAACGatgattttttgtttcaaaGAACAAAATGAATTTTGGGTATAGTTCAAGGACCAAAAAGTGGACTCATACCTAAAAACAACGATCGAACAGAAGACCAATTATATCTGAATAGTGAATACTAGTACCATAAAAGAAATGCATGAATCAGGCTTATTTCAAGTGGAAAACATCCAAATCAACAGATTtagaattaatgaaaattacatttgttgaaaatatagtactacatcggttgtgtgatagaagtgtaatgagcttttatatataggtataggggttggtCACTAAaatcttgagactttttggtgtaagacccctaaaccAATATAGAGCTCATATAgagcccactagtaccaaaaaaatataaaaatctaatatgATGATCGAGAAATATATTGGAGCCACTCGATGTgatacaagtccatgtgtgtatgaCCTCCATGTGTGTAAGACCTCGAGGACACAAGTAGTGTAGCAAATCCATGTAAACAGACTCGCGTACAGAAGTGCGTGCAAGTTCggaccgagttgaacttgaaGGAGGATGTTGAAAATATAGCATCTACATCGGGTTGTGTGATagagtgtaatgggtttatatatagggtATAGGGGTCGAGCCACTAAGTTCTTTGATCACTTTTTGGTGTAAGGACCCCAAGCCCAATATAAAAACCCATATAgaccactagtaccaaaaatataaaatctaacaacattaaattattatcaGAAAATAACCATATGTAAAAGAGTATGGACTACCATTTCCATTCATTGAATGGGCCTGATCCCctgaatttgaaatgaaaatacCCTGAAAGAAATTATATGTAGAGACTCATTCAAAATTAACATAGGGATCTTTTGATATTAAAACCaatgataaaaatagaaaagtagataacaagaaacaaaatcTAGGGTGAACCTGCTGGCGAGCTCGGTGAAGCTCCTGTTCAAGTTGAGTAAGCTTTAGCCTGCTGCTCTCCAGTTGTTGAACATATGCCTAGCAAAAGTATTACTAATATAAGTTGAATACTCAGAATGTAAtcgaaacaaagaaaaatgaaatgtcACTAAAGTATGAGGAAAACTAGTTCATTATTGCCTCAGAATTTAATGACACTGTCAAAATGCAAGTGGTCATCAAACAGGATTATTGATTAGAAATGAATAGAAATGAAGGAAAGCTCTAGTCTAAAGTggaaaaaagttaaaatttattttgtggataaattaatttttttaaggtcaACTTAGTGGTGCATTATTTACTGAAAAAATGGAGATGTTTTTAAAAGTTCAAAGGAAAAGTTAACTGATACACTTCCCTAAAGGGAATAATCAGCACATAGGCATAGCTTTCGAGAACATGGGCCAAGGAAGTTTAAGAGCATATTTATGGTTTGAAaccaatcattgttcattttggCTTCTCCAGTAAACGATCATCTTCAACTTGGAACCTAAACTAAGCATATTAATTCGTATAGCCCCTCTGGCTGATGTTAACTCAACAATAATGTCAGCAGTTTTGGATATCAAACAGACCGCCCTAGATAGTAAAGTTTTGACACATTAGTTGTCACATCACCTTCAGCGGCAACTAAAGGAACAAATTTATCTAATTCAAGGGCCAAAATGAACATGCTTTCACCTGAGGAGCCAAAACAATCCATTGCCACTAGTGTTTTTAACcctatatttatttacttcccttaaaaactattaaagtcttgttagtatatatacatatattcaaaGAAGTCCTAATATATATTCATGCTAGCACTTCATAAGAACTAAATGTGGCAGTCAACTGATCATGTTTGTAAAATGTCCAGGTGTGCAACATGGTCAAAAGTTTGCTCCAAACAATAATGAGAATTGACAGTAAGCTTTTACCAAAGAAGATGACGTAAAATTGCTAAAAGATTGTACATGCCCATAGAAGTTAAAGGCAAATTACACCagttcaaattaatattttagttaataTTATATCTACAAAGAACcgcaaaacaacaacaataacaatagtaaataaacaaactataatcatttaaaaaatgaagCCGATATTCCTAGATGCAAAAAGAGTTGCACAGCTAATTTTAGTTTATGAGGTTCACCAACTCCGGTCAAATATTTAAGCATTTTAAAAAGTCAGTAAATACGTTGCACCAACTATTACACTTCCTCTGGTCTACACTTTCATTCACAGAACATAGAAGAGAAAcaaccaaacattttttttccaagggaatcatttagaaaatttaaaattatcgtGCATTACCTTTTTCCTCAATCGGCTTTTTCTAGCAGCTTCACGGTTTTGAGCTAAACGACGAAGTGTCTACAAAATTACAATATTCtcctcaaaataataataaaaattcaacataTATTTGCAACTAATAACTGATGTAGattatcagaaaaaaaaaaccttttggtCAGTCTTGTCTTTTGATCTACCACTAGAATCAGAAGCTCCTACAGCAGCATGTTGTCCTTGTTCATTCTGCACAAAGATAAATAAcatgtaagaaaataaaaaattaaaaaaaaaaaaattaatcacagTAACATgcattaacaaatttaaagtgCTCAATGTGCACCCATAGAAAAGCAAAATGATACTTGAAAACTTAAGAGAAAAAACCATAAGAACTTTGCAACCAAATCGACTCCTTTTGCTTGAGCACTATGGTGATAACAACATAGGTACCACAATCACAAAAGAGCactcaaaatgaaataaatgaacaaaGGCTGATCTATAGTGCTTGCTTACAGAAATTAAACTGGTGATCAAGGCAAAATCTGAATTTAGAAATTCCAAAAACCTAAATTGTCTCCTCCATCCAAAACATCCAAGTCAAAATGATACCCACATAAATTTGATGTCCAACATTATTGTTCACATTTTCTTCAAATTGTATCATTTAGAACTATAAACTAAGATCCTTTccactaataaaaattatatcttccaccaattatattaaattgcaaacaaaaaatagaaatgcaaaaataataataacataaaaagcaATTCagggaaattaaaaacaaatccccttttaaacatcaataaaatacTTCATCACATAATGTACGGACTGCCATCTAGAATGTATTGAAAAGTGACAGCCATCTAAAATACCTAACCAGACAATAATAACTATAAATGCAAGTTTCAGATAATTGATCCAACATGACTCTGAGAGATAAACAGGAAATACCATTTATGCTCTGGAACCTATCAAAATTAATCTCAGATTGGACTAAAGTTTGAATTGAAAGGGGTGCATCACTAACAAaatttacaattattattacttcATGAATTCAAGCTTTTTGGTTAAAGTAATTGAGAGGGGCACCATGAACCAGCTGGTCCTCtagtaatatttataacaaaACTTCTTTTGGTCAGCCCAAGAAGAATGCATGACATTTGTGAATTACATACCCTTTACTGCGGATACTATACATTAAGATGCAGTGTTCTTGATTATTGCAAATTCTAACCAAACATTAAAAAGTTAAGCCATTCAAACTGTCACCAAACATTTCTATATGAAAATAAGCAATTTCTAGTCTTCTTTtgatctcttttatttttttctctaatctcCCACTCCCAATTCAATTTAAACTAACTGCAGTGGCTCCACTAATGGCGAGAGATaagatatttatattattaggaACAAGGATAAGAAGATTTACCCCTTTGGTTCTTCCTCATCAGTATCAACGCCAGTCAAGTATCAGTCCTAGGACTAGAATCAGCCATTGTGGAATCTCCCCAGTTTTCTAAATGACCACTCAACAAAGAAACTAAATTCGGCCTTTGATCCTTCTTCTCAGGCAAAGTGAAAGATCCAACTCTAGCTGATGCAGTAATTTCAGGCAAAGTGAAAGTCTGGCATTGATGAAAGATCAATTAGAGCAAGATTTTGCTAGAGCAACAGATGGGTGTTTTCATGTATTATAACGAAACATATGAAAAGATAAGGAAATTCCTACATACCTTATTAAAACCAGTAAATTGATGAGAATCAGAATTAATGGCCAGGCTAGTTGATTTTGGATCAAGAAGAGGACCTGTGCAGAAGAGATGTAGTATATAtttatgcatgcaagcacaaaaTTCGTAAGAGAACATTGCGTAGAGAGGTACACAAAGCAGCTcagttaaaataatttcatctgTTAGTCCAATTTCATCCATAAGTACAAAGCAGCACCTTAGCTCAAATGGTCAAGAAATGAACTGGCACTTGAGCGAGTTTCTGTTTCATGCTCAGTACCAATTTTCGCTTAAAGAAGCGATGTTGTAGAAGTAAGATGTTTTGAATGAATATTACCGATTTTAACATAGACCACAGTCAGAAATGCCATGGAGAACAGATTGAAGTAGGAGCAAAATCAACATCAGAAATTGGTTCAACAACTCAATACAGAttcctatttttaattgagaGTAACTGTGATAAAAAGGCTATCACCATGTTGTGAGAATAGGAATTGAGTAAATAAGAAACTTTTCTCATCAATATAGT from Dioscorea cayenensis subsp. rotundata cultivar TDr96_F1 chromosome 9, TDr96_F1_v2_PseudoChromosome.rev07_lg8_w22 25.fasta, whole genome shotgun sequence includes these protein-coding regions:
- the LOC120268544 gene encoding transcription factor TGA2.2-like encodes the protein MGSRRGGVGVGNNNEFDLVMPSFVSSTSVALPVSTEGNNTQAAPVSGYGGVEQSVGLRRIDTVDLSISPLLDPKSTSLAINSDSHQFTGFNKTFTLPEITASARVGSFTLPEKKDQRPNLVSLLSGHLENWGDSTMADSSPRTDTNEQGQHAAVGASDSSGRSKDKTDQKTLRRLAQNREAARKSRLRKKAYVQQLESSRLKLTQLEQELHRARQQGIFISNSGDQAHSMNGNGALTFDVEYARWLEEHSRQIGDLRNAVNSHASDVDLRVTVDGVMAHYDEIFKLKGAAAKADVFYMLSGMWKTPAERCFMWLGGFRSSELLKLLVSQLEPLTEQQLVGICNLQQSSQQAEDALSQGMDALQQSLAETLASGSLGPSGSSGNVANYMGQMAMAMGKLGTLENFLRQADNLRQQTLQQMHRILTVRQSARALLAISDYFSRLRALSSLWLARPRE